In Flavobacterium endoglycinae, one DNA window encodes the following:
- a CDS encoding helix-turn-helix transcriptional regulator — protein MTEKIIHQGRNIKRFREMLGIKQEALAYELGEDWNQKKISLLEQKELIENNILAQVAKILKVPVEAIENFDEDSAINIIANTFHDSAVANTFTDGSQANFNCTFNPLDKMVELYERMLEQQKEMIEKLEKLIK, from the coding sequence ATGACAGAGAAAATAATACATCAAGGTAGAAATATCAAGCGTTTCCGTGAAATGCTGGGGATCAAACAAGAAGCGCTTGCTTATGAATTAGGTGAAGATTGGAATCAGAAGAAAATTTCTCTTTTGGAGCAAAAAGAATTGATTGAAAATAATATTTTAGCTCAGGTTGCTAAAATTTTGAAAGTTCCTGTTGAAGCTATTGAAAATTTTGATGAAGATTCTGCAATTAATATTATAGCAAATACATTTCATGATAGCGCTGTTGCCAATACTTTTACAGATGGTTCACAGGCAAATTTCAATTGCACGTTTAATCCTTTAGATAAAATGGTAGAACTTTACGAGCGTATGCTTGAGCAACAAAAGGAAATGATTGAGAAATTGGAAAAATTGATAAAATAA